Proteins encoded by one window of Mesorhizobium sp. INR15:
- a CDS encoding ABC transporter substrate-binding protein: protein MKFVTSILNRRTVMALAAASMLTGVMHTAPVSAADVTIPIIVKDTTSFYWQIVLAGARKAGKDLGVKVPELGAQAETDVNGQVSILENAVASNPAAIVIAPTEFKALGKPIDEAAAKVKVIGIDSGADSKAFTSFLTTDNVQGGRVAADGLAAAIGAANGGKVEGDVALITNAPGAGSLEQRKQGFTEQLKAKYPGLKLVADKYADGQATTGLNIATDLITANPNLKGIFASNLIMAQGVGQAVAENNLGGKLALVGFDSDEKLIKFLNDGVISALVVQDPYRMGYDGIKTALAASKGEKVEANVDTGANLVTKANMKEPKIDALLNPKL, encoded by the coding sequence ATGAAATTCGTGACCAGCATTCTCAACCGCCGCACAGTCATGGCACTCGCAGCCGCCTCGATGCTCACCGGCGTGATGCACACGGCGCCGGTTTCGGCGGCGGACGTGACCATTCCGATCATCGTCAAGGACACCACGTCCTTCTACTGGCAGATCGTTCTGGCCGGCGCCCGCAAGGCCGGCAAGGATCTCGGCGTCAAAGTGCCGGAACTCGGCGCCCAGGCTGAAACCGATGTCAACGGTCAGGTCTCGATCCTCGAGAACGCCGTTGCCAGCAACCCGGCCGCCATCGTGATCGCTCCGACCGAGTTCAAGGCGCTTGGCAAGCCGATCGACGAAGCCGCTGCCAAGGTCAAGGTTATCGGCATCGACTCCGGCGCCGACTCCAAGGCCTTCACCTCGTTCCTGACCACCGACAACGTGCAGGGCGGCCGCGTCGCTGCTGACGGCCTCGCCGCCGCCATCGGCGCCGCCAACGGCGGCAAGGTCGAGGGCGACGTCGCCCTGATCACCAACGCACCGGGCGCCGGTTCGCTCGAACAGCGCAAGCAGGGCTTCACCGAGCAGCTCAAGGCAAAATACCCGGGCCTGAAGCTGGTCGCTGACAAATACGCCGACGGTCAGGCCACCACCGGCCTCAACATCGCCACCGACCTGATCACCGCCAACCCGAACCTCAAGGGCATTTTCGCCTCCAACCTGATCATGGCGCAGGGCGTCGGTCAGGCTGTCGCCGAAAACAACCTTGGCGGCAAGCTGGCACTGGTCGGCTTCGACAGCGACGAGAAGCTGATCAAGTTCCTCAACGACGGCGTCATTTCCGCTCTCGTCGTCCAGGATCCATACCGGATGGGCTATGACGGCATCAAGACCGCGCTCGCCGCATCCAAGGGCGAGAAGGTCGAGGCCAATGTCGACACCGGCGCCAATCTGGTGACCAAGGCCAACATGAAAGAACCCAAGATCGACGCGCTGCTCAACCCGAAACTCTGA
- a CDS encoding sugar ABC transporter ATP-binding protein: MTSTAQELHPAPVLEAGRTILELRGLEKRYPGTHALKPVNLAFKSGEIHAIVGENGAGKSTLIKLLTGVMPRTSGDVFWEGKPAALATPHEAMALGINAVHQEVVLCRHLTVAANMFLGEENSRFGILQQRAMVKEAQKIIDDLGFDLPAHVVLGDLTIGQQQLIAAARATVRGTKFLIFDEPTAYLTRKEADQLFTLIRRLKGEGVTIIYISHRMEEVFELADRVSVLRDGTLVGTRDIAETNDAELVKMMINRSIEQVYHKEHFTPGAPILEARNLSGKGFEDVSMTVRAGEIVGLYGLIGAGRSEFVTTLYGRHAKSAGQVLWEGKPASINNEHDAIKLGMALAPESRRDQGLCLNLPVGLNLNLPIYKRISNNMLISGTQEKTQADRQIADLRIKTPTRSALASSLSGGNQQKIVIGKWLAHGAKLFIFDEPTVGVDVGTKAEIYRLFGALLSKGAGIILISSYLPEVYELADTLHVFRRGKLVASHGYRAASHEDVLTQAIG; this comes from the coding sequence ATGACGTCGACGGCGCAGGAACTGCACCCCGCCCCCGTGCTGGAGGCCGGCAGGACCATCCTCGAATTGCGCGGACTGGAAAAGCGCTATCCTGGCACGCACGCGCTGAAGCCGGTCAACCTCGCCTTCAAGTCAGGCGAAATTCACGCCATCGTTGGCGAGAACGGCGCCGGCAAATCCACACTCATCAAGCTTTTGACCGGCGTCATGCCGCGCACCTCAGGCGACGTCTTCTGGGAAGGCAAGCCGGCAGCGCTGGCGACCCCGCATGAAGCGATGGCGCTCGGCATCAATGCCGTGCATCAGGAAGTCGTGCTGTGCCGTCACCTGACAGTCGCCGCCAACATGTTCCTCGGCGAGGAGAACTCCCGCTTCGGAATCCTGCAGCAGCGGGCCATGGTCAAGGAAGCACAGAAGATCATCGACGATCTCGGCTTCGACTTGCCGGCCCATGTCGTGCTTGGCGACCTGACCATCGGCCAGCAGCAATTGATTGCCGCGGCCCGCGCCACGGTACGCGGCACCAAGTTCCTGATCTTCGACGAACCCACCGCTTACCTTACCCGTAAGGAGGCCGACCAGCTCTTCACCCTGATCCGCCGCCTGAAGGGCGAAGGCGTGACGATCATCTACATCAGCCACCGCATGGAGGAAGTGTTCGAACTCGCCGACCGTGTTTCGGTGCTGCGAGACGGCACACTGGTCGGCACCCGCGACATTGCCGAGACCAACGATGCCGAGCTGGTCAAGATGATGATCAACCGCTCGATCGAGCAGGTCTACCACAAGGAGCATTTCACGCCGGGCGCCCCGATCCTCGAGGCGAGGAACCTGTCGGGCAAAGGGTTCGAAGACGTCTCGATGACGGTTCGCGCCGGTGAGATCGTAGGACTCTATGGGCTGATCGGCGCCGGGCGCAGCGAGTTCGTCACCACGCTCTACGGCCGCCACGCCAAGTCGGCGGGCCAGGTCCTATGGGAAGGCAAGCCGGCCAGCATCAACAACGAGCATGATGCGATCAAGCTCGGCATGGCGCTGGCGCCGGAGAGCCGCCGCGACCAGGGCCTCTGCCTCAACCTGCCGGTCGGCCTCAACCTCAACCTGCCGATCTACAAGCGCATCTCCAACAACATGCTGATTTCCGGTACGCAGGAAAAGACGCAGGCCGATCGCCAGATCGCCGATCTCCGCATCAAGACACCTACGCGGAGCGCACTGGCCTCCAGCCTGTCGGGCGGCAACCAGCAGAAGATCGTCATCGGCAAATGGCTGGCGCACGGCGCCAAGCTGTTCATCTTCGACGAGCCGACCGTTGGCGTCGATGTCGGCACCAAGGCCGAGATTTACCGCCTGTTCGGCGCGCTGTTGTCAAAGGGCGCCGGCATCATCCTGATCTCGTCCTACCTGCCGGAAGTCTACGAGCTTGCCGATACGCTGCATGTGTTCCGACGCGGCAAGCTGGTGGCAAGCCATGGCTATCGTGCAGCAAGCCACGAAGACGTGCTGACGCAAGCGATCGGCTGA